One segment of Streptomyces sp. NA02950 DNA contains the following:
- a CDS encoding endonuclease/exonuclease/phosphatase family protein, with amino-acid sequence MAQAYTQETDQPGGAPQRSGSKVAPLLDRLRNDRGIWRRGLVLAGIAVLLALVMIFHAQIPNDVGNLGSLLETFLPWLGLLIPVLLVLGLVRRSASAVLALVLPVAVWLNLFGGLMFFDKAGSGGDLSVVTHNVNADNPDPQGTADVLRTSGADVVALEELTGDAAPVYERALKNAYPYHAVRGTVGVWSKYRLSGTEPVDIKLGWTRALRTTVAAPQGEVGVYVAHLPSVRVRFNAGFTAGQRDASAEALGQAIADERLDRVVLLGDLNGTMNDRALAPVTSQMRSAQGAAGDGFGFSWPASFPMARIDQIMVRGLDPVGAWTMKETGSDHLPVSASVDF; translated from the coding sequence GACGGACCAGCCCGGGGGCGCCCCCCAGCGCTCCGGCTCCAAGGTCGCCCCTCTGCTCGACCGGCTCCGCAACGACCGCGGGATCTGGCGGCGGGGGCTGGTGCTCGCGGGGATCGCGGTCCTGCTCGCGCTGGTGATGATCTTCCACGCGCAGATCCCCAACGACGTCGGCAACCTCGGCAGTCTGCTGGAGACCTTCCTGCCCTGGCTCGGTCTGCTCATCCCGGTGCTGCTGGTCCTCGGACTGGTCCGGCGGTCGGCCAGCGCCGTCCTCGCGCTGGTGCTGCCGGTCGCCGTCTGGCTGAACCTCTTCGGCGGGCTGATGTTCTTCGACAAGGCGGGCTCCGGCGGCGATCTGTCCGTCGTCACCCACAACGTCAACGCGGACAACCCCGACCCGCAGGGCACCGCCGACGTTCTGCGCACCTCGGGCGCGGACGTGGTGGCGCTGGAGGAGTTGACCGGGGACGCGGCGCCGGTCTACGAGCGGGCGCTGAAGAACGCCTACCCGTACCACGCGGTGCGCGGCACGGTCGGGGTCTGGAGCAAGTACCGGCTGTCCGGCACCGAGCCGGTGGACATCAAGCTCGGCTGGACCCGCGCGCTGCGCACCACCGTCGCCGCGCCCCAGGGTGAGGTCGGCGTGTACGTGGCCCATCTGCCGTCGGTGCGGGTGCGGTTCAACGCGGGCTTCACCGCGGGGCAGCGCGACGCCAGTGCCGAGGCGCTGGGCCAGGCCATCGCGGACGAGCGGCTGGACCGGGTGGTGCTGCTCGGCGACCTGAACGGCACGATGAACGACCGGGCGTTGGCCCCCGTCACCTCCCAGATGCGCTCCGCGCAGGGCGCGGCCGGTGACGGCTTCGGCTTCAGCTGGCCCGCCTCGTTCCCGATGGCCCGGATCGACCAGATCATGGTGCGCGGGCTGGACCCGGTCGGGGCGTGGACGATGAAGGAGACCGGGAGCGACCATCTGCCGGTGTCGGCGTCGGTCGACTTCTGA
- a CDS encoding MFS transporter, whose amino-acid sequence MPLALLALAVSAFGIGTTEFVMMGLLPNVADDLGTSVPTAGYLVSAYAIGVVVGAPLLTALGSRVPRKRMLVLLMALFTVGNLASALAPGFGLLVAGRVLAGLPHGAFFGVGAVVAARLVAEERRARAVATMFLGLTIANIIGVPVATLLGQHLGWRATFLVVAGIGVLAMAAIARLVPQVPLDQHGGLRQELGALRDRQVLLGLLTAVFGFAGVFAVYSYLASMMTEVTGFAESSVTVVLALFGIGMTLGALAAGPLTDRALRPTLYGSLAALAAVLVVFDVTVHIKWAAMATVVVLGAVGFMTTTPLQMLVMDKARSAPTLASASNHSAFNLANAGGAWLGGAAIAAGWGWTSPTLVGAALALVGLAIAITAGLLDRTAEEPSRVVATSESVPRMSEVG is encoded by the coding sequence ATGCCCCTGGCTCTGCTCGCGCTTGCTGTGAGCGCCTTCGGCATCGGTACCACCGAGTTCGTGATGATGGGCCTGTTGCCCAATGTCGCGGACGATCTGGGCACCTCCGTGCCCACCGCCGGATACCTCGTCTCCGCGTACGCCATCGGCGTCGTGGTGGGCGCTCCACTGCTGACCGCCCTCGGCTCCCGCGTGCCGCGCAAGCGGATGCTCGTGCTGCTCATGGCGCTCTTCACCGTCGGCAACCTCGCCTCCGCGCTCGCCCCCGGCTTCGGGCTGCTCGTCGCGGGGCGCGTCCTCGCGGGGCTGCCGCACGGCGCCTTCTTCGGCGTCGGCGCCGTGGTCGCCGCCCGCCTGGTCGCCGAGGAACGCCGGGCCCGCGCGGTCGCCACCATGTTCCTGGGCCTGACCATCGCCAACATCATCGGGGTCCCGGTGGCCACCCTGCTCGGCCAGCACCTGGGCTGGCGAGCGACCTTCCTGGTCGTCGCCGGGATCGGGGTCCTGGCCATGGCCGCCATCGCCCGGCTCGTCCCCCAGGTCCCGTTGGACCAGCACGGCGGCCTCCGCCAGGAGCTGGGCGCGCTCCGCGACCGCCAGGTGCTGCTCGGCCTGCTCACCGCCGTCTTCGGCTTCGCCGGGGTGTTCGCCGTCTACAGCTATCTCGCCTCGATGATGACCGAGGTCACCGGCTTCGCCGAGTCCTCCGTCACGGTTGTCCTCGCCCTCTTCGGTATCGGCATGACCCTGGGCGCCCTGGCCGCCGGACCGCTCACCGACCGCGCGCTGCGGCCCACCCTGTACGGCTCGCTGGCGGCGCTGGCCGCGGTGCTGGTGGTGTTCGACGTCACGGTGCACATCAAGTGGGCGGCGATGGCCACGGTGGTGGTGCTGGGCGCGGTCGGCTTCATGACCACCACCCCGCTCCAGATGCTGGTCATGGACAAGGCGCGCTCGGCTCCCACGCTGGCCTCCGCCTCCAACCACTCCGCCTTCAACCTCGCCAACGCGGGCGGCGCCTGGCTGGGCGGCGCGGCCATCGCGGCGGGCTGGGGCTGGACCTCCCCCACCCTGGTCGGCGCGGCCCTCGCCCTGGTCGGCCTGGCCATCGCGATCACCGCGGGGCTGCTCGACCGCACCGCGGAGGAGCCCTCGCGGGTGGTGGCGACGAGCGAGTCGGTGCCGCGGATGTCGGAGGTCGGCTGA
- a CDS encoding NAD+ synthase produces the protein MPQLRLALNQIDSTVGDLSGNTESIVHWTRHSAEQGAHLVAFPEMALTGYPVEDLALRSSFVEASRAALHALAARLDDEGFGELPVVVGYLDRGEQATERYGQPAGAPQNAGAVLHRGRVVLTFAKHHLPNYGVFDEFRYFVPGETLPVVRVHGIDVALAICEDLWQDGGRVPAARTAGAGLLLSINASPYEREKDDTRLDLVRKRAQEAGCTTAYLAMIGGQDELVFDGDSIIVGRDGEVIARAPQFAEGCVLVDLELPAADPDSVPEGIVDDGLRIDHRTLSADPLPAYEPEPELAGGEAERLGDDEEIYTALVVGLRAYAAKNGFRSVLIGLSGGIDSALVAAIACDAVGARNVYGVAMPSRYSSEHSVTDATELARRTGLNFRTVSIAPMFDAYMGSLQLTGLAEENLQSRLRGTMLMAISNQEGHIVLAPGNKSELACGYSTLYGDSVGAYGPIKDVYKTSIFRLAKWRNRAAEERGQTPPIPENSISKPPSAELRPGQVDTDSLPDYEVLDRILELYVDRDRGREEIVAAGFDNELVTRVLRLVDTAEYKRRQYPPGTKISAKGFGKDRRLPITNRWREHA, from the coding sequence GTGCCTCAACTTCGTCTCGCTCTGAACCAGATCGACTCGACCGTCGGTGATCTCTCCGGCAATACCGAGTCGATCGTCCACTGGACCCGGCACTCCGCCGAGCAGGGCGCCCACCTGGTGGCGTTCCCCGAGATGGCGCTGACCGGCTACCCGGTCGAGGACCTCGCGCTGCGCTCCTCCTTCGTCGAGGCGTCGCGTGCCGCGCTGCACGCGCTCGCCGCCCGGTTGGACGACGAGGGCTTCGGCGAGCTGCCGGTGGTCGTGGGCTATCTCGACCGCGGCGAGCAGGCCACCGAGCGGTACGGTCAGCCCGCCGGTGCCCCGCAGAACGCGGGGGCCGTGCTGCACCGCGGCCGGGTCGTTCTCACCTTCGCCAAGCACCATCTGCCGAACTACGGGGTCTTCGACGAGTTCCGCTACTTCGTCCCGGGTGAGACGCTGCCGGTCGTCCGGGTCCACGGCATCGATGTCGCGCTCGCCATCTGCGAGGACCTGTGGCAGGACGGCGGCCGGGTGCCCGCCGCCCGTACGGCCGGGGCCGGGCTGCTGCTGTCGATCAACGCCTCGCCGTACGAGCGCGAGAAGGACGACACCCGCCTCGACCTGGTGCGCAAGCGGGCCCAGGAGGCGGGCTGCACCACCGCCTACCTCGCGATGATCGGCGGCCAGGACGAGCTGGTCTTCGACGGTGACTCGATCATCGTCGGCCGGGACGGCGAGGTGATCGCGCGCGCTCCGCAGTTCGCCGAGGGCTGTGTGCTGGTCGACCTCGAGCTGCCCGCCGCCGACCCGGACTCGGTCCCGGAGGGGATCGTGGACGACGGGCTGCGCATCGACCACCGCACGCTCTCCGCCGATCCCCTCCCGGCGTACGAGCCGGAGCCGGAGCTGGCGGGCGGCGAGGCCGAGCGGCTCGGCGACGACGAGGAGATCTACACGGCGCTGGTGGTGGGGCTGCGCGCGTATGCCGCGAAGAACGGTTTCCGCAGTGTGCTGATCGGGCTCTCGGGCGGTATCGATTCGGCGCTGGTCGCGGCCATCGCGTGTGACGCGGTCGGCGCGCGGAACGTGTACGGCGTGGCGATGCCGTCCCGCTACTCCTCCGAGCACTCGGTCACCGACGCGACCGAGCTGGCGCGGCGCACGGGGCTGAACTTCCGCACGGTCTCCATCGCCCCGATGTTCGACGCCTATATGGGGTCGCTCCAGCTCACCGGACTGGCCGAGGAGAACCTCCAGTCGCGGCTGCGCGGCACGATGCTGATGGCCATCTCCAACCAGGAGGGCCACATCGTGCTCGCCCCGGGCAACAAGTCCGAGCTGGCCTGCGGCTATTCCACGCTCTACGGCGACTCGGTCGGCGCCTACGGCCCGATCAAGGACGTTTACAAGACGTCCATCTTCCGCCTGGCGAAATGGCGGAATCGCGCGGCGGAAGAGCGGGGCCAGACCCCGCCGATCCCCGAGAACTCGATCAGCAAGCCGCCGAGCGCCGAACTGCGGCCCGGTCAGGTCGACACGGATTCGCTGCCGGACTACGAGGTCCTGGACCGGATCCTGGAGCTGTATGTCGACCGGGACCGGGGCCGGGAGGAGATCGTCGCGGCGGGCTTCGACAACGAGCTGGTCACCCGGGTGCTGCGGCTGGTGGACACCGCGGAGTACAAGCGGCGCCAGTACCCGCCGGGCACGAAGATCTCCGCGAAGGGGTTCGGCAAGGACCGCCGACTGCCGATCACCAACCGCTGGCGCGAGCACGCCTGA
- a CDS encoding multicopper oxidase family protein — MHAHSRRAVLGAGIAAAGSGLLGACSPSVPPNTMGADMDDNGMDTSAKGGDAVAAPRPEYVSPDGPEVRAADRQRGQGPVRRFQLLATATTLDLGARTVKSWAYGDMLPGQEIRVTAGDTLALTLANNLPQPTSLHWHGIRLRNDMDGVPGLTQRPVGTGAAHDYRFTVPDPGTYWIHPHAGVQLDRGLYAPLIVEDPKEPLAYDKEWVIVLDDWLDGVGGSTPDAVLRELNGGMVPGMDHGGPRRIPAPVGSAVSPAPANAARATATATAKGKATAKGGKAKGKKGRTKALHPPSRRLTRGRSALLGGMAGDVAYPYYLANGRTPHSPQVFRAKTGDRVRIRIINAGGDTAFRVALGGHRMTVTHTDGYPVVPAKTDALLVGMGERYDVLVKVKSGVFPFAALAEGKGRSTMAVLRTGGKGARKFPRPKELDGELLTAARLKAAEQVRLSPREPDRTIRMRFTGSPRGYDWSINGKRYDPAQRYPVREGERVRMTFINSTPMWHPFHLHGHTFALPDGGARKDTAILLPHTRVSVDFDADNPGLWMVHCHNVYHSESGMMTVLGYQR; from the coding sequence ATGCACGCACACTCTCGCCGCGCCGTGCTCGGCGCGGGAATCGCCGCCGCGGGAAGCGGTCTGCTCGGCGCCTGTAGCCCCTCCGTGCCGCCCAACACCATGGGCGCGGACATGGACGACAACGGCATGGACACCTCCGCCAAGGGGGGCGACGCCGTCGCGGCGCCCCGGCCGGAGTACGTCTCCCCCGACGGCCCGGAGGTCAGGGCAGCCGATCGGCAGCGGGGCCAGGGGCCGGTCCGGCGGTTCCAACTGCTCGCCACGGCCACCACGCTCGACCTCGGCGCCCGTACGGTGAAGTCCTGGGCGTACGGCGACATGCTGCCGGGCCAGGAGATCCGGGTCACCGCGGGTGACACGCTCGCGCTCACCCTCGCCAACAACCTGCCGCAGCCCACCTCGCTGCACTGGCACGGCATCCGGCTGCGCAATGACATGGACGGCGTCCCGGGCCTCACCCAACGGCCGGTCGGGACCGGCGCGGCGCACGACTACCGCTTCACGGTGCCGGACCCGGGCACCTACTGGATCCATCCGCACGCCGGCGTCCAGCTGGACCGGGGGCTCTACGCACCGCTGATCGTCGAGGACCCGAAGGAGCCGCTGGCCTACGACAAGGAATGGGTCATCGTGCTCGACGACTGGCTGGACGGGGTCGGCGGCAGTACGCCGGACGCGGTACTCAGGGAGCTCAACGGCGGCATGGTCCCGGGCATGGACCACGGCGGGCCGCGCCGCATTCCGGCGCCCGTCGGCTCGGCCGTCTCCCCCGCCCCCGCGAACGCGGCGCGCGCCACGGCCACGGCCACGGCGAAGGGCAAGGCGACGGCGAAGGGAGGGAAGGCCAAGGGGAAGAAGGGCCGGACCAAGGCTCTCCATCCACCGTCCCGCAGGCTGACGCGCGGCCGGAGCGCGCTGCTGGGCGGCATGGCGGGCGATGTCGCCTACCCCTACTACCTGGCCAACGGCCGCACCCCGCACTCCCCGCAGGTGTTCCGCGCCAAGACCGGTGACCGCGTCCGCATCCGCATCATCAACGCGGGCGGTGACACCGCCTTCCGGGTCGCCCTGGGCGGCCACCGGATGACCGTCACCCACACCGACGGCTACCCGGTCGTGCCCGCGAAGACCGACGCCCTGCTGGTGGGCATGGGCGAGCGCTACGACGTGCTGGTCAAGGTCAAGAGCGGGGTCTTCCCGTTCGCCGCCCTCGCGGAGGGCAAGGGACGGTCCACGATGGCCGTGCTGCGCACCGGCGGCAAGGGGGCGCGGAAGTTCCCCCGTCCCAAGGAGCTCGACGGCGAACTGCTGACCGCCGCCCGGCTGAAGGCGGCGGAGCAGGTGCGGCTGAGTCCGCGCGAGCCGGACCGCACGATCCGGATGCGCTTCACGGGATCGCCGCGCGGCTACGACTGGTCGATCAACGGCAAGCGCTACGACCCGGCGCAGCGCTATCCGGTGCGGGAGGGCGAGCGCGTCCGGATGACCTTCATCAACAGCACCCCGATGTGGCATCCGTTCCATCTGCACGGCCACACCTTCGCGCTGCCGGACGGCGGGGCGCGCAAGGACACCGCGATCCTGCTGCCGCACACCAGGGTGAGTGTGGATTTCGACGCGGACAACCCGGGGCTGTGGATGGTCCACTGCCACAACGTCTACCACTCGGAGTCGGGGATGATGACCGTCCTCGGCTATCAGCGCTAG
- the glnA gene encoding type I glutamate--ammonia ligase, with product MDKQQEFVLRTLEERDIRFVRLWFTDVLGFLKSVAVAPAELEGAFDEGIGFDGSAIEGFARVYESDMIAKPDPGTFQILPWRAEAPGTARMFCDILMPDGSPSFADPRYVLKRILAKTSDLGFTFYTHPEIEFFLLNQKPVDGTRPTPADSSGYFDHTPQNIGMDFRRQAITMLESMGISVEFSHHEGAPGQQEIDLRYADALSTADNIMTFRLVMKQVALEQGVQATFMPKPFSEFPGSGMHTHLSLFEGDRNAFYESGAEFQLSKVGRSFIAGLLRHAAEISAVTNQWVNSYKRIWGGSQRTAGAGGEAPSYICWGHNNRSALVRVPLYKPGKTGSTRVEVRSLDAGANPYLAYAVLLAAGLKGIEGGYELPAGADDDVWALSDAERRSLGIEPLPQNLGEAITLMERSELVAETLGEHVFDFFLRNKKQEWEEYRSEVTPFELRKNLPVL from the coding sequence ATGGATAAGCAGCAGGAGTTCGTGCTCCGGACGCTCGAAGAGCGCGACATCCGGTTTGTGCGGCTGTGGTTCACCGACGTGCTCGGCTTTCTGAAGTCGGTCGCCGTCGCACCCGCCGAACTCGAAGGCGCCTTCGACGAGGGCATCGGTTTCGATGGCTCCGCGATCGAGGGATTCGCCCGCGTCTACGAGTCCGACATGATTGCCAAGCCGGATCCCGGCACCTTCCAGATCCTGCCCTGGCGCGCCGAGGCCCCCGGGACGGCCCGGATGTTCTGCGACATCCTCATGCCGGACGGCTCCCCGTCCTTCGCCGACCCGCGCTACGTCCTCAAGCGCATCCTCGCCAAGACCTCCGACCTCGGCTTCACCTTCTACACCCACCCCGAGATCGAGTTCTTCCTGCTCAACCAGAAGCCGGTGGACGGCACCCGCCCGACGCCCGCCGACTCCTCCGGCTACTTCGACCACACCCCGCAGAACATCGGCATGGACTTCCGGCGCCAGGCCATCACCATGCTCGAATCGATGGGCATCTCGGTCGAGTTCTCCCACCACGAGGGCGCCCCCGGCCAGCAGGAGATCGACCTGCGCTACGCCGACGCGCTCTCCACCGCCGACAACATCATGACGTTCCGTCTGGTCATGAAGCAGGTGGCGCTGGAGCAGGGCGTCCAGGCCACCTTCATGCCGAAGCCGTTCTCGGAGTTCCCCGGCTCCGGTATGCACACCCATCTCTCCCTCTTCGAGGGCGACCGGAACGCCTTCTACGAGTCGGGCGCCGAGTTCCAGCTCTCCAAGGTGGGCCGCTCCTTCATCGCCGGTCTGCTCCGCCACGCCGCGGAGATCTCCGCGGTCACCAACCAGTGGGTCAACTCCTACAAGCGCATCTGGGGCGGCTCGCAGCGCACCGCGGGCGCCGGCGGCGAGGCCCCCTCGTACATCTGCTGGGGCCACAACAACCGCTCCGCGCTGGTCCGGGTCCCCCTCTACAAGCCCGGCAAGACCGGCTCCACCCGGGTCGAGGTCCGTTCGCTGGACGCCGGCGCCAACCCCTACCTCGCCTACGCCGTTCTGCTCGCCGCGGGCCTGAAGGGCATCGAGGGCGGCTACGAGCTCCCGGCCGGTGCCGACGACGACGTCTGGGCCCTCTCCGACGCCGAGCGCCGCTCCCTGGGCATCGAGCCGCTCCCGCAGAACCTCGGCGAGGCCATCACCCTGATGGAGCGCAGCGAACTGGTCGCGGAGACCCTGGGCGAGCATGTCTTCGACTTCTTCCTCCGCAACAAGAAGCAGGAGTGGGAGGAGTACCGCTCCGAGGTGACCCCGTTCGAGCTGCGGAAGAACCTGCCGGTGCTGTAA
- a CDS encoding site-specific integrase, with amino-acid sequence MAGHIQDRWYKTEPGSNGKPHRVKTDRHGTGMRYRARYIGPDGTEKSKSFPDKQKRLAEKWLTHIEADMSRGQYIDPQAGRITFREYGDKWLAAQTTDPNTRVPVGVQLRLHAFPYLGSRPLDSFQPGHIREWLAELEQALPASSYRRVIFSNVSSVLSAAVDDALLLKNPCKARSVRAPERGAPRVRPWPAERVFAVRAALPNRYQAMVDIGGGCGLRQGEIFGLPDDEVNYEAGWLHVAYQLKVVNGHLVFAPPKRNKERDVPLPEHVGRVLKDHRKHFPPVEVTLPWLRPDGPPVTKRLLFSLIGGGAVRRTDFNARLWKPALVAAGVIPEPEKGERHEAAREHGMHALRHFYASVLLDAGENIKALSGYLGHADPGFTLRTYTHLMPSSEGRTRKAVDRLYEAVESAPDGPQTAQED; translated from the coding sequence ATGGCAGGCCACATCCAAGACCGTTGGTACAAGACCGAACCCGGCTCCAACGGCAAACCCCACCGCGTCAAGACCGACCGCCACGGCACCGGCATGCGCTACCGCGCCCGCTACATCGGCCCCGACGGCACTGAGAAGAGCAAGTCATTCCCCGACAAGCAAAAGCGACTGGCCGAGAAGTGGCTGACGCACATCGAGGCCGACATGTCGCGCGGGCAGTACATCGACCCGCAGGCCGGACGCATCACCTTCCGCGAGTACGGCGATAAGTGGCTTGCCGCACAGACCACTGACCCGAACACGCGGGTTCCGGTGGGTGTGCAGCTCAGGCTTCACGCCTTCCCGTACCTCGGGTCGCGCCCGCTGGATTCCTTCCAGCCTGGGCACATCCGTGAGTGGCTGGCCGAGCTGGAGCAAGCTCTACCGGCATCGTCCTACCGTCGGGTGATCTTCTCGAACGTCTCGTCTGTCCTGAGCGCTGCCGTAGATGACGCCCTGCTTCTCAAGAATCCATGCAAGGCACGCTCGGTCCGCGCACCCGAGCGCGGGGCGCCGCGTGTACGCCCGTGGCCCGCAGAACGTGTCTTCGCGGTGCGGGCCGCGCTCCCCAATCGCTATCAGGCGATGGTGGACATCGGGGGCGGCTGTGGCCTCAGGCAGGGCGAGATCTTCGGTCTACCCGATGACGAAGTGAACTACGAAGCCGGATGGCTGCACGTCGCCTATCAGCTGAAGGTGGTCAACGGCCACCTGGTCTTTGCGCCGCCGAAGCGCAACAAAGAACGGGACGTGCCGCTGCCGGAGCACGTCGGTCGCGTGCTCAAGGATCACCGGAAGCACTTCCCGCCCGTGGAGGTGACACTCCCCTGGCTGCGGCCGGACGGCCCGCCTGTCACCAAGCGTCTGCTGTTCTCCCTCATAGGCGGCGGCGCGGTCCGCCGGACCGACTTCAACGCCCGGCTATGGAAGCCCGCGCTCGTGGCAGCCGGGGTGATCCCCGAGCCTGAAAAGGGTGAGCGGCACGAGGCTGCCCGCGAGCACGGCATGCACGCGCTGCGGCACTTCTACGCGTCGGTCCTGCTGGATGCTGGGGAGAACATCAAGGCCCTGAGCGGCTACCTTGGCCACGCGGACCCCGGCTTCACGCTCCGGACGTACACGCACCTGATGCCCAGCAGTGAGGGACGGACCCGCAAGGCAGTGGATCGGCTCTATGAGGCGGTCGAATCCGCGCCGGACGGCCCACAGACGGCCCAAGAGGATTGA
- a CDS encoding helix-turn-helix domain-containing protein, whose amino-acid sequence MSTAREQPDPRATLRAGLPDRYLTPDDIAEMFEVPKETVYAWRKKRIGPPGFRVGKHIRYHPAVVQRWQDERMAAEAAA is encoded by the coding sequence ATGAGCACCGCACGTGAACAGCCGGACCCGCGCGCCACGCTCCGCGCCGGGTTGCCGGACCGCTACCTCACCCCCGACGACATCGCCGAGATGTTCGAAGTCCCGAAAGAGACCGTCTACGCCTGGCGGAAGAAGCGCATCGGCCCGCCCGGATTCCGTGTCGGCAAGCACATTCGCTACCACCCCGCCGTCGTCCAGCGCTGGCAGGACGAACGCATGGCCGCAGAAGCAGCCGCCTGA
- a CDS encoding ATP-binding protein, with the protein MSEDEKTPARQIITDYAQAHFRYFRTIDGTVYAQRNGHPVARPIRSQGTTGSHRQELMVGLFKDGVGVFNGTALKEALDLIEALALTEDVQPTHIRVAPGFDGATWLDLGRDDGKSVRIHPTGWDILTPDPQEVCWRRTQLTGELPLPDKDTNGKGIDLLLRLCNFANAETECLAIAWLIGCLEPSVPVPAPFLTGPQGAGKSTGGRMLVRIIEGMSGDLRRAPKDEENMITAVAAGWVTALDNLSHLPPDLSDLMCCIVTGAESIKRALFTDGDVVRSRYRRPMLLTGIDVGVIRPDLAERLLPLRLVRPRVRRTEAELWTEYAEILPVVLGSLLDLTVKVRAAQADTPTDLRMADFAHLCAQLDAATGFGSLTAYRASLDDLNDDVIEGDLLAQTVLKHAAGLDTGAEVRMTSSEWLHCLTGLYSGEECRPLPKGWPTTGKVLSDRLKRLQPTLAARGVLIDWGRTSAARYIEMTRPATPRPHQQEEAF; encoded by the coding sequence GTGTCCGAGGACGAGAAGACTCCGGCCCGCCAGATCATCACCGACTACGCGCAAGCGCACTTCCGGTACTTCCGCACCATCGACGGCACCGTGTACGCGCAGCGCAACGGTCACCCCGTAGCCCGGCCGATCCGCTCCCAGGGCACGACGGGGAGCCACCGGCAGGAACTCATGGTCGGCCTCTTCAAGGACGGGGTCGGCGTGTTCAACGGCACGGCACTCAAGGAGGCGTTGGACTTGATCGAAGCACTCGCCCTGACCGAGGACGTACAGCCCACCCACATCCGCGTCGCCCCCGGGTTCGACGGGGCGACCTGGCTCGACCTGGGCCGCGACGACGGCAAGTCCGTCCGCATCCACCCCACCGGCTGGGACATCCTCACCCCCGACCCGCAGGAAGTCTGCTGGCGGCGCACCCAGCTCACCGGCGAACTCCCCCTGCCCGACAAGGACACCAACGGCAAGGGCATCGACCTCCTGCTCCGTCTGTGCAACTTCGCCAACGCGGAGACCGAATGCCTGGCCATCGCCTGGCTGATCGGCTGCCTGGAGCCGTCCGTGCCCGTCCCTGCTCCCTTCCTCACCGGGCCGCAGGGGGCGGGCAAGTCCACGGGCGGCCGGATGCTGGTGCGGATCATCGAAGGGATGAGCGGCGACCTCCGCCGGGCACCAAAGGACGAAGAGAACATGATCACGGCCGTCGCCGCCGGATGGGTCACCGCCCTGGACAACCTCTCCCACCTGCCCCCGGACCTGTCCGACCTCATGTGCTGCATCGTGACCGGCGCCGAGAGCATCAAGCGCGCGCTCTTCACCGACGGCGACGTCGTCCGCTCCCGCTACCGGCGCCCCATGCTCCTGACCGGCATCGACGTCGGCGTCATCAGGCCCGACCTCGCCGAACGCCTCCTCCCGCTCCGTCTCGTGCGGCCCCGGGTGCGGCGAACCGAGGCAGAGCTGTGGACCGAGTACGCGGAGATCCTGCCGGTAGTTCTCGGCTCCCTGCTGGACCTGACAGTGAAGGTGCGGGCCGCGCAGGCGGACACCCCCACCGACCTGCGGATGGCCGACTTCGCCCACCTGTGCGCGCAACTCGATGCGGCTACCGGCTTCGGCTCGCTGACCGCGTACCGGGCCAGCCTCGACGACCTCAACGACGACGTCATCGAAGGAGACCTCCTCGCGCAGACGGTCTTGAAGCACGCCGCCGGACTCGACACGGGCGCGGAAGTCCGAATGACGTCATCGGAGTGGCTGCACTGCCTCACCGGCCTCTACAGCGGCGAGGAGTGCCGTCCCCTGCCCAAAGGCTGGCCCACCACCGGCAAGGTCCTCTCCGACCGCCTCAAGCGGCTACAGCCGACCCTCGCCGCACGCGGCGTCCTCATCGACTGGGGCCGCACCAGCGCCGCCCGCTACATCGAGATGACCCGCCCCGCGACACCGCGCCCGCACCAGCAGGAAGAGGCGTTCTGA